The following coding sequences are from one Tolumonas lignilytica window:
- a CDS encoding glycoside hydrolase family 53 protein, which translates to MTEFVRGADISQLPQLEHEGVRYFLGATEMDCLTLLRQQGINAVRIKVWNDPGNPDFFPANQGHPLAFNSPAQVIALARRAAALGFRIMIDFHYSDWWADPQKQFMPHDWQGLSLEDVAERLFAFTLDLLQRLRDAGVTVDWVQIGNEITHGMLWPMAFLPGNWPALSHLLIAGAAAVRAYDPQCQIVLHLDAGGDHELYRRWFNEAIARKVPFDVIGLSFYPCWHGSLALLGDNLNRLAQSYGKSLMVVETAYPRLLDVTKNHHWLIQHCGAEPFPATEEGQAQFLRALRHQVQTVMGGLGQGVFYWELAMIPSAQQGEHSVWENVTLFDRDGRALSSLAALGSD; encoded by the coding sequence ATGACTGAGTTTGTTCGCGGTGCTGACATTTCGCAATTACCGCAATTAGAACACGAGGGGGTGCGTTACTTCCTCGGTGCAACAGAGATGGATTGTCTGACCCTGCTGCGCCAACAGGGGATCAATGCGGTCCGCATCAAGGTGTGGAATGATCCGGGAAACCCGGATTTTTTCCCTGCCAATCAAGGGCATCCTCTGGCCTTCAATAGTCCGGCGCAGGTGATAGCATTGGCGCGGCGTGCCGCAGCGCTGGGCTTTCGGATCATGATTGATTTCCACTACAGTGATTGGTGGGCCGATCCGCAGAAACAGTTTATGCCACACGACTGGCAAGGCTTATCGCTGGAGGATGTGGCGGAGCGATTATTTGCGTTCACGCTGGATCTCTTGCAGCGATTGCGTGATGCCGGCGTCACGGTGGACTGGGTTCAGATTGGGAATGAAATTACGCATGGCATGCTCTGGCCGATGGCTTTCTTACCCGGCAACTGGCCGGCGTTATCCCATCTGCTGATCGCCGGTGCGGCGGCGGTCAGGGCTTATGATCCGCAATGCCAGATTGTGTTGCATCTGGATGCGGGCGGCGATCATGAACTCTATCGGCGCTGGTTTAATGAAGCGATTGCCCGCAAAGTGCCGTTTGATGTGATTGGGCTTTCCTTCTATCCATGCTGGCACGGCAGTCTGGCGTTGTTAGGTGATAATTTGAATCGTCTGGCGCAGAGCTACGGCAAATCCTTGATGGTCGTGGAAACGGCCTACCCGCGGCTGCTTGATGTGACGAAAAATCATCACTGGCTGATCCAGCATTGTGGTGCGGAACCCTTTCCTGCAACCGAAGAAGGGCAAGCCCAGTTTTTACGGGCATTGCGGCATCAAGTACAAACGGTGATGGGAGGGCTTGGTCAGGGCGTCTTTTACTGGGAACTTGCGATGATCCCATCTGCACAACAGGGGGAGCATTCCGTATGGGAAAACGTCACCCTGTTTGACCGCGATGGCCGGGCATTGTCGTCACTGGCTGCACTGGGTTCAGATTGA
- a CDS encoding glycoside hydrolase family 53 protein produces MKLKTLSAVMLSMTLLYHTAGQAMVKGADVSWLTQMEKSGYKFYNSSGTQQDLFPILKAHGMNAIRLRVWVNPSSGWNNITDVVAKAKRAKAAGFDILIDFHYSDTWADPANQTKPAAWSSYTFDQLMSNVYWHTYNSLVTLKNAGITPKWVQVGNETNNGMLWSDGKASVNMKNFAWLINSGYDAVKAVNSSTKVIVHLANCENNSLYRWMFDGLQSNGAKWDVVGASIYPTQTGNGDWFTMDNQCYDNLADMASRYNKEVMVVEVGMPWDDPKNSYDTIADMLKKMAAIPNGKGLGVFYWEPESYNNWQGYSLGLMDNSGKPTSAMDAFLLNY; encoded by the coding sequence ATGAAATTAAAAACGTTGAGCGCCGTAATGCTGAGCATGACCCTGCTCTATCACACCGCAGGCCAGGCCATGGTCAAAGGGGCTGATGTGAGCTGGCTGACGCAAATGGAAAAATCCGGCTACAAATTTTATAACAGCAGCGGCACCCAGCAGGATCTTTTCCCCATCCTCAAAGCACACGGAATGAACGCCATTCGTCTGCGGGTCTGGGTGAACCCCAGTTCCGGCTGGAATAACATTACCGATGTCGTTGCCAAGGCCAAACGCGCCAAAGCCGCCGGCTTCGACATTCTGATCGACTTCCACTACAGCGATACCTGGGCAGATCCGGCCAATCAGACCAAACCGGCCGCCTGGTCGAGCTATACCTTTGACCAACTGATGTCGAATGTCTATTGGCATACCTACAACTCCCTAGTCACATTGAAAAATGCCGGGATCACGCCGAAATGGGTGCAGGTCGGCAATGAAACCAATAACGGGATGCTGTGGAGTGACGGCAAAGCCTCCGTCAACATGAAAAACTTTGCCTGGTTGATCAACAGCGGCTACGACGCGGTCAAAGCCGTGAATAGTTCCACCAAGGTGATCGTGCATCTGGCCAACTGCGAAAACAACAGCCTCTATCGCTGGATGTTTGATGGTCTGCAGAGCAATGGCGCCAAGTGGGATGTGGTCGGTGCTTCGATTTATCCGACACAGACTGGCAATGGTGACTGGTTCACAATGGATAATCAGTGCTATGACAATCTGGCTGACATGGCCAGCCGTTACAACAAAGAAGTCATGGTGGTCGAAGTCGGCATGCCGTGGGATGACCCGAAAAACAGCTATGACACCATTGCGGATATGCTGAAGAAAATGGCGGCCATTCCCAACGGCAAAGGGCTGGGCGTCTTTTACTGGGAACCGGAAAGTTATAACAACTGGCAGGGCTATTCGCTCGGGCTGATGGATAACAGCGGTAAACCCACCTCGGCAATGGATGCCTTCCTGCTGAATTACTGA
- a CDS encoding methyl-accepting chemotaxis protein, whose protein sequence is MKSISIIQRIALGFGFIILLLILAVLMALRSGQQLATQVDTIANQIVPTLVQSRFVTRDLFSQDKALRNLLNQQDIQSIKREQAQLTVWQTTFENDLKRLQQKTADHTDMQKKIADLAEQQKVYWELTTQLVNSYTRNLQNQQILRQNTGLQANSQRFISDLAIMVASLGASDIVGLSHNLSNNLETIVSATQEALNQHESDAIETRLTNNQKLVSKIQAQRKELAAALLKQESAFGGAIDFEAALGKNLDQLLKETAADDGLLAQHLHLTEESTQIRNQSEQSTRIIDAVLAELSTMDKLSDQQLQSNVSTTQHVLGNLKSVLFVGLLISLILASFVLWRVISSIRQPMRQIQAVLHALGQGDMTHYIAYDKQDEFGQLSQGINKLAAQMRNMLGQVVKTANELSAVANRNLDTLELTHQQLEQQRTETASVATAMVEMEHTVGDVAKAANHSMASVVDVTIKANQGRDISESNIQRINQLASQLESSQHVIEEVHGLSVNIGGILDVISQIAEQTNLLALNAAIEAARAGDQGRGFAVVADEVRNLARRTSDSTTEIQSMISALQHSVSQAVSVIRASGEAMTICTSDSEQTKRTINDISDALQNIADMSSQIAAAAEQQQSTSAEIARNLTNINGIADKNKDEINKVASTSNQLQQLSVEQQNLISLFSL, encoded by the coding sequence ATGAAAAGTATCTCCATTATTCAGCGTATTGCCCTGGGGTTTGGCTTCATCATCCTGCTCCTGATCCTGGCGGTACTGATGGCGTTACGTTCAGGCCAACAACTGGCGACGCAAGTCGATACCATTGCCAACCAGATCGTTCCCACCCTGGTGCAAAGTCGTTTTGTGACCCGAGATCTGTTTTCTCAGGATAAAGCCTTGCGGAATCTGCTCAATCAGCAGGATATCCAGAGCATCAAGCGGGAACAGGCCCAGTTGACGGTATGGCAAACCACCTTTGAAAACGATTTGAAACGCCTGCAGCAAAAAACCGCAGACCATACTGACATGCAAAAGAAAATTGCAGATTTGGCTGAACAACAGAAAGTCTACTGGGAACTCACGACCCAACTGGTCAACAGCTATACCCGTAACCTGCAAAACCAGCAGATTTTGCGCCAAAACACCGGACTACAGGCAAACAGCCAGCGCTTTATCAGTGATCTCGCCATCATGGTCGCCTCACTGGGCGCCAGTGACATCGTCGGCCTCAGTCACAATCTCTCCAATAACTTAGAGACCATCGTCAGTGCCACACAGGAAGCACTCAATCAGCACGAGTCTGATGCCATTGAAACACGCTTGACCAACAACCAGAAACTGGTGAGTAAAATCCAGGCACAACGCAAGGAGTTGGCCGCCGCACTGCTCAAACAAGAAAGTGCTTTTGGCGGGGCGATCGATTTTGAAGCCGCGCTGGGAAAAAATCTGGATCAGCTATTAAAAGAAACGGCGGCGGATGATGGTTTGCTGGCCCAGCATCTGCACTTAACAGAGGAAAGCACTCAAATCCGCAACCAGAGTGAGCAGTCGACACGGATCATTGATGCCGTCTTAGCCGAACTCAGCACCATGGACAAACTCAGCGACCAGCAGTTGCAATCGAATGTCAGCACGACGCAACACGTGTTGGGCAACCTGAAGTCGGTGCTGTTTGTCGGTCTGCTGATCTCACTGATTCTGGCCAGTTTCGTGTTATGGCGCGTGATTTCATCCATCCGGCAGCCGATGCGTCAAATCCAGGCGGTGCTGCACGCACTGGGTCAGGGCGACATGACACACTATATCGCCTATGACAAACAAGACGAATTCGGCCAGCTCTCACAGGGGATCAACAAACTGGCGGCACAGATGCGCAACATGCTCGGACAGGTCGTGAAAACCGCCAATGAATTAAGTGCCGTGGCAAACAGAAACCTGGACACCCTGGAGCTGACCCACCAGCAGCTTGAACAACAGCGCACCGAAACTGCCAGCGTCGCCACCGCGATGGTCGAAATGGAACATACCGTCGGCGATGTCGCCAAGGCAGCCAATCATTCCATGGCATCGGTAGTCGATGTCACCATTAAAGCCAACCAGGGCCGTGATATCAGTGAGAGCAACATCCAGCGCATCAATCAGTTAGCCTCTCAACTCGAGTCGTCGCAACACGTGATCGAAGAGGTGCACGGTCTGAGTGTCAATATTGGCGGCATTTTGGATGTCATCAGCCAAATCGCCGAACAAACCAATCTGCTGGCCCTGAATGCGGCCATCGAGGCCGCACGTGCCGGCGATCAGGGGCGTGGTTTTGCGGTCGTCGCCGATGAGGTTCGCAATCTGGCGCGTAGGACCTCCGATTCCACCACGGAAATTCAGTCCATGATCAGCGCACTGCAACACAGTGTCTCTCAGGCGGTCAGTGTGATCCGCGCCAGTGGTGAAGCGATGACGATCTGCACCAGCGACAGCGAACAGACCAAGCGGACAATCAACGACATTTCCGATGCCTTACAGAATATTGCTGACATGAGCAGCCAGATCGCAGCCGCCGCCGAACAGCAACAATCCACCAGTGCGGAAATCGCCCGGAATCTCACCAACATCAACGGCATTGCCGACAAAAACAAAGATGAAATCAACAAGGTAGCTTCGACCAGCAATCAATTACAGCAACTTTCTGTCGAACAACAAAATCTGATTAGCCTGTTCAGTCTTTAA
- a CDS encoding ABC transporter ATP-binding protein gives MASIRLNNVIKRFGKTETLRNVNLNIEDGEFAVFVGPSGCGKSTLLRMIAGLEEISDGEVSIGNTVVNDVAPAHRGVAMVFQSYALYPHMTVAENIGYGLKVNGVSKEDRAHQVNIVAKTLQLSHLLDRKPKQLSGGQRQRVAIGRAIVRNPKVFLFDEPLSNLDAELRVEMRLHIAKLHQELKTTMIYVTHDQVEAMTLADKIVVMNYGKVEQVGSPMELYYKPVNLFVAGFIGSPKMNFLPAKVISWSPAQLSVLIADQKQLVLPICTQKLEPGSSVTLGLRPEHITPQGNSHALVFNCEVVERLGNSTYLFGQSCGIDNFKMLLPGDNDFKPYQQIEVFFSPENCLVFNDDGIRISK, from the coding sequence ATGGCGAGTATCAGACTCAATAATGTGATCAAGCGTTTCGGCAAAACTGAAACCCTGCGGAATGTAAACCTGAACATCGAAGATGGTGAATTTGCGGTATTCGTCGGCCCTTCTGGTTGTGGTAAATCCACCCTGCTGCGCATGATTGCAGGATTAGAAGAGATCTCCGACGGTGAAGTTTCCATTGGTAACACCGTGGTAAATGATGTGGCGCCGGCACATCGCGGGGTTGCCATGGTGTTTCAGTCTTATGCGCTGTACCCACACATGACGGTTGCGGAAAACATCGGCTACGGACTTAAAGTCAACGGCGTATCAAAAGAAGACCGGGCGCATCAGGTCAATATCGTCGCCAAGACCTTGCAACTCTCGCATCTCCTTGATCGTAAACCAAAACAACTCTCCGGTGGTCAACGGCAGCGTGTGGCAATTGGCCGTGCCATTGTGCGCAATCCCAAGGTGTTCTTATTTGATGAACCGCTGTCGAATCTCGACGCCGAATTGCGCGTAGAAATGCGCTTACACATCGCCAAACTGCATCAGGAACTGAAAACCACCATGATCTATGTGACACACGATCAGGTGGAAGCCATGACACTGGCAGACAAAATCGTGGTCATGAATTACGGCAAGGTTGAGCAGGTGGGTTCACCGATGGAACTCTACTACAAGCCAGTCAATCTCTTTGTCGCAGGCTTTATCGGTTCTCCAAAGATGAACTTTTTACCCGCCAAGGTGATTTCATGGAGCCCGGCACAGCTCAGCGTGCTCATTGCTGACCAAAAACAATTGGTACTGCCCATCTGTACACAAAAACTGGAGCCCGGCAGCAGTGTAACGCTGGGTTTGCGTCCTGAACACATCACGCCACAGGGCAATTCGCACGCCTTAGTTTTCAACTGCGAAGTGGTCGAACGTCTGGGCAACAGCACATATCTGTTTGGACAAAGTTGTGGCATCGACAACTTCAAGATGCTGCTGCCGGGTGATAACGACTTCAAACCGTATCAGCAGATTGAAGTGTTCTTCTCGCCTGAAAATTGCTTGGTTTTTAATGACGACGGGATCCGTATCAGTAAATAA
- a CDS encoding extracellular solute-binding protein: protein MKIKTLSAVVMLSLGVAGVFCKAAMAADGNLLVWEDIKKSNGITDAIKAFEAKYNVKVKVLETPYAQQIEKLRLDGPAGIGPDVIVLPHDQVGTAVVQGLISELKVDKNYMSSFTKPAVDAQTYNGKLYGIPKAVETIVMVYNKELMPKAPETLDELYNFSKTQRAANKYGLLAKFDEIYYAYGVVAGMGGYIFGQNSNGSLNVKDVGLANQGAIDAVKYIKKFYADGLFPAGIVGDTGANAIDSLFTEKKAAAVITGPWAFQPYKDAGVNYGVAPLPLLPNGEHMRSFLGVKGYSVSSYSKEKDLAQKFIEFINQPEYAKVRFEKTGEIPPVKALIDDPLIKNDEKSRAVAIQASYAVPMPSVPEMQEVWSPANSALQLSVTGKQDVKAALEGAVKNINMQIEANHANQ from the coding sequence ATGAAAATTAAAACATTATCAGCAGTTGTCATGTTATCACTGGGTGTTGCCGGTGTGTTCTGTAAAGCAGCAATGGCGGCCGATGGCAACTTATTGGTGTGGGAAGATATTAAGAAATCCAACGGGATCACCGATGCCATCAAGGCGTTTGAAGCCAAATATAATGTCAAAGTCAAAGTGCTGGAAACTCCTTATGCACAGCAGATTGAAAAACTGCGTCTGGATGGCCCAGCAGGCATTGGCCCGGATGTCATCGTGTTACCGCATGATCAGGTTGGCACCGCGGTTGTACAAGGTCTGATTTCCGAACTCAAGGTTGATAAAAACTACATGAGTTCATTCACTAAGCCTGCGGTCGATGCTCAAACCTATAACGGCAAGTTATACGGGATCCCGAAAGCGGTAGAAACCATCGTGATGGTTTATAACAAGGAGCTGATGCCGAAAGCGCCGGAAACACTGGACGAGCTCTACAACTTCTCCAAAACACAGCGTGCCGCGAATAAATACGGTCTGCTGGCCAAATTTGATGAAATTTATTACGCCTACGGGGTTGTGGCTGGCATGGGGGGTTACATCTTCGGCCAGAACAGCAATGGTTCCCTCAATGTAAAAGATGTGGGGTTAGCAAACCAGGGCGCGATCGATGCGGTTAAATACATCAAGAAATTCTACGCCGATGGCCTGTTCCCAGCCGGGATCGTGGGTGACACCGGGGCGAATGCCATCGATTCACTGTTTACCGAGAAAAAAGCTGCTGCGGTGATCACCGGCCCCTGGGCCTTCCAGCCTTACAAAGATGCCGGCGTGAATTATGGCGTCGCACCATTGCCATTGCTGCCGAATGGGGAACACATGCGTTCTTTCCTCGGCGTGAAAGGCTATAGCGTGTCTTCTTACTCCAAAGAGAAAGATCTGGCGCAGAAATTCATCGAATTCATCAACCAGCCGGAATACGCCAAAGTTCGCTTTGAGAAAACCGGTGAAATCCCGCCTGTGAAAGCTCTGATCGATGATCCGTTGATCAAAAACGATGAGAAATCTCGTGCTGTGGCAATCCAGGCCTCTTATGCCGTACCAATGCCAAGCGTACCTGAAATGCAGGAAGTCTGGTCTCCAGCTAACAGTGCGCTGCAGTTGAGCGTAACCGGCAAGCAGGATGTGAAAGCGGCACTGGAAGGTGCAGTCAAAAATATAAACATGCAGATCGAAGCTAACCACGCCAATCAGTAA